The sequence GCAAGCCCGAAAAGATGATTCAAGCCCTGGCGGCGCTGCCACCGCTACCCCGAGATTTGCTAGTAACGGGGGGAGTATGTGCCCTGGCACTGCTGATTTTTGAGCTGACCGCCTGGGGCACATCGATTTGGGGGTTTGTGCTCAGCCTGATTTTCGCCCTACTGTTTGTGCTAGGGACGCTGATGTTAGCCCTGGTAGTGCTGCGGTTGGTCGTTTACTTTCGCGATAGCTACCGAGCCGACAACTTTGGAGTACTCGATCTAGTCGAACTGCTGCGCCAGATTGATATGGCGATCCTCAAACGCACCGCTGCCGAAATGTTTCCCAATACGGTGGGGGAGGCCAATCATCTCCAAGCTATGGCCCAGGCGCGGGGCTACTGGCAAAGGCGATCGCGAAATAAGGTGAGACTGAGCTTTATTGGCCACAGCATGGGTGGGTTTGTCGTCACCAACGTAGTGCGGATTTTGTCAGATGTGTTTGACACAGCATCGGTGCACAAGCAGCCTGACTCCTGCATTGGCGACGTATTTAGCCTGGGTCGATTAATTCTAGCCTCACCCGATATTCCAGTACTAACAATTGTCTCTAGTCGGGCCAACTTTTTAGCCTCTTCTCTGCGGCGTTTTTCAGAATCTTATCTGTTTAGCAGCGAGGGAGATATTGCCCTACGCATCGCGTCTACCACCGCCAATTATATTGCCTTTCCCAGTCGCACCCAGGCGCGGGGCTATCGGCTAGGTAATGTGGCCCTGCAAAATCACCATGGCGGAATCGATGACTATGGGCTGATTAATTTGGCTTCGCTAGATCAAGATTTTTCACCGTCCTTGCCCATTGGTGAAGCCATTGCTCAGTCTCACAACAATGTGATGGAGCAGCTGTTTTTAACCTACCGGCGTTCTCATAAACGGGGCGTGGTTACCCTGGCCGATCTGTTTAAAGTGCAAGCCTCCCAGGACAGCAACCGGGCTACGGTAGCCGACTTTTTCACCTACTTTGACTGCACCGACTATATCGATATTAAGTACGATCCCAGCAACAATACCTGCTCAGCCAAACCCACTGGCATTTTGACCCGCGCCCTGGGTCATGCCACGCTTAAGCCCTGGCACTACTTTTTGCTCACCCTCGACTACGCTACCGGCAAGCGAGATGTGCACGGCGGCTACTTTGAGGGGCAGTTTAGCCAGCAGTTGCTCTACGGACTGGCGTTTCTAGGCTTTGAGGGCTATCTGCAAACCTTCGATGCCGATCATCAAGTCGCTCTCAGCCAGCTCCATCTGGCTTGCCAAAACAAGCAGATTCAGGGGCACCTGTCGCCGATTTGCTACCGCGTGGGCATTCAGAGCGGCACCATAGAGGGTACGAAGGCTGAGATGCTTAAGGCCATTGATAACGATGCCTAGGTGAGGCTGGGGTGAGGCGACCAAACCGAGCGATCGCCCTGTCCCCAAAAGCCGTCGTACTTGGTGACGGTGATATCGCCGAGCACCTGGGTTTGGCAGGCCAATCTCAGATCGCGTTTAGGGTCGTGGGGCGGTAGCGACCGACGGGCCTTGTCTCGCCAAGTAACGGCTGACACCTCACCCTGGATCTCTACCGCGCAGGTGCCGCAGGTGCCAAGGGCGCGACAGTTGATCACTTTCGCCTGACCGTTGTAGAGATCGACGCCATTGGCCAGCAAAACCTGACGCAGATTAGCCCCGACCTCGCACTGAATGGTCTTTCCCTGAGCGGTGACGGTAGGCATAGCGATTTCCTTTTGGGGCAGAATATCTACGTTTTATAACGCGATCGCCCCTGTCGGCTCAAGCAGTTTCAACCCAGGGCTTACTCTAGATCATTGGGACCTTTAGAGCACCACTGGCAATGACTGAGCGCAATGGGCAAGACCCAACCTTTGAGGGTCAACGCACCCCCCTTCAGATCTACGACACCACCCTGCGCGATGGCGCTCAGCGGGAGGGGCTAGCCCTCTCGATTGAAGACAAGCTGCGCATTGCCCGGCGGCTCGATGCTTTGGGGGTGCCCTTCATTGAGGGCGGCTGGCCGGGGGCCAACCCCAAAGATGTGCAGTTTTTCTGGCAGCTCAAAGAAACGCCCCTTACCACCGCCAGCGTCACCGCCTTTTGTTCGACCCGCCGCCCTGGCAAAGTCGCCGCCGAAGAACCAATGCTGCAACCGGTGCTCGCTGCCGGCACCGAATGGATCACGCTGTTTGGCAAATCCTGGGATTTGCACGTCACCACGGGGCTACAGACCACCCTGGCCGAAAACCTGGCCATGATCGACGACACCATTCGCTACTTTCGCAGCCAGGGTCGCCGGGTGATCTACGACGCCGAGCACTGGTTTGACGGGTACAGCGCTAACCCCGACTACGCCCTGCAAACCCTAGGCGTAGCCGTAGAGGCCGGAGCCGAGTGGCTGGCGCTATGCGATACCAACGGCGGCACTCTGCCCCAGGCCGTCGGGGAGATGGTAGCCGCCGTGAACACCTGGCTCCAGCAGTTCCCAGAACCCCGGCCTCAGATCGGCATTCACACCCACAATGACAGCGGCACGGCGGTGGCCAACGCTATGGCGGCGGTGGCAGCGGGGGCGACCATGGTGCAGGGC is a genomic window of Nodosilinea sp. E11 containing:
- a CDS encoding 2Fe-2S iron-sulfur cluster-binding protein gives rise to the protein MPTVTAQGKTIQCEVGANLRQVLLANGVDLYNGQAKVINCRALGTCGTCAVEIQGEVSAVTWRDKARRSLPPHDPKRDLRLACQTQVLGDITVTKYDGFWGQGDRSVWSPHPSLT
- a CDS encoding alpha/beta hydrolase, with product MNNLPFSIQKFVFQQESLATIVEMDDTTGVEGKNPGYFVMSSAPPNIEEAVEDSEATQQQAAQGVEAIAHHLHQMMATAADGSAELVITVHGYNTSLSGVKAWYKNIFTYINRHDSAIAAAPNRVFIGYRWPSENVALGKPEKMIQALAALPPLPRDLLVTGGVCALALLIFELTAWGTSIWGFVLSLIFALLFVLGTLMLALVVLRLVVYFRDSYRADNFGVLDLVELLRQIDMAILKRTAAEMFPNTVGEANHLQAMAQARGYWQRRSRNKVRLSFIGHSMGGFVVTNVVRILSDVFDTASVHKQPDSCIGDVFSLGRLILASPDIPVLTIVSSRANFLASSLRRFSESYLFSSEGDIALRIASTTANYIAFPSRTQARGYRLGNVALQNHHGGIDDYGLINLASLDQDFSPSLPIGEAIAQSHNNVMEQLFLTYRRSHKRGVVTLADLFKVQASQDSNRATVADFFTYFDCTDYIDIKYDPSNNTCSAKPTGILTRALGHATLKPWHYFLLTLDYATGKRDVHGGYFEGQFSQQLLYGLAFLGFEGYLQTFDADHQVALSQLHLACQNKQIQGHLSPICYRVGIQSGTIEGTKAEMLKAIDNDA